In Drosophila simulans strain w501 chromosome X, Prin_Dsim_3.1, whole genome shotgun sequence, one DNA window encodes the following:
- the LOC6726118 gene encoding RNA-binding protein cabeza isoform X3 — protein sequence MERYDSGSGHRGSGGGGNGGGGGSWNDRGGNSYGNGGASKDSYNKGPGGYSGGGGGGGGGGGSGGNDMITQEDTIFVSGMDPSTTEQDIETHFGAIGIIKKDKRTMKPKIWLYKNKETGASKGEATVTYDDTNAAQSAIEWFDGRDFNGNAIKVSLAQRQNNWNKGGGGGGGGGGGRGGFGGRRGGGGGGGGGGGGGGRFDRGGGGGGNGGGGGGRYDRGGGGGGGGGGGNVQPRDGDWKCNSCNNTNFAWRNECNRCKTPKGDDEGSSGGGGGGGGYGGGGGGGGGGYDRGNDRGSGGGGYHNRDRGGNSQGGGGGGGGGGYSRFNDNNGGGRGGRGGGGGNRRDGGGPMRNDGGMRSRPY from the exons AAATGGAGGCGCCAGCAAGGACAGCTACAACAAAG GACCCGGAGGATACtcgggcggcggcggcggtggaggaggtggcggcggGTCCGGTGGCAACGACATGATCACCCAAGAGGACACCATCTTTGTCTCCGGCATGGATCCCTCAACCACCGAGCAGGACATTGAGACTCACTTTGGAGCCATTGGCATCATCAAG AAAGACAAGCGTACAATGAAGCCCAAGATTTGGCTGTACAAGAACAAGGAGACCGGCGCCTCCAAGGGAGAGGCTACTGTCACCTACGACGACACCAATGCTGCTCAGTCCGCCATTGAATGGTTCGATGGACGCGACTTCAACGGGAATGCGATCAAGGTGTCGCTGGCCCAGCGCCAGAACAACTGGAACAagggcggcggtggcggcggcggcggtggtggtggacgCGGAGGATTTGGCGGACGTcgcggtggtggcggcggcggaggaggtggcggcggcggtggaggccGCTTCGATcgcggaggaggcggtggcggtaatggaggcggcggcggcggacgCTACGATcgcggaggaggcggtggaggtggcggcggcggtggcaacgTGCAGCCGCGTGATGGTGACTGGAAGTGCAACAGCTGTAATAACACCAACTTTGCCTGGCGCAACGAATGCAATAG ATGCAAGACTCCCAAGGGCGACGACGAGGGCTCGAGCGGCggtggcggaggcggcggcggctacggcggcggtggtggcggaggaggaggaggctaCGACCGCGGAAATGATCGCGGATCCGGCGGCGGTGGATATCACAACAGAGATCGCGGAGGCAACTCGCagggaggcggcggcggcggcggtggtggcggctACTCGCGCTTCAATGACAACAATGGCGGAGGACGCGGTGGCcgtggaggtggtggcggcAATCGCCGCGATGGTGGCGGACCGATGAGAAACGACGGAGGCATGCGCTCGAGACCATATTAA
- the LOC6726118 gene encoding RNA-binding protein cabeza isoform X4, translating into MIPVPVIVVLVAAATAAAAAHGTTEEAIPTGPGGYSGGGGGGGGGGGSGGNDMITQEDTIFVSGMDPSTTEQDIETHFGAIGIIKKDKRTMKPKIWLYKNKETGASKGEATVTYDDTNAAQSAIEWFDGRDFNGNAIKVSLAQRQNNWNKGGGGGGGGGGGRGGFGGRRGGGGGGGGGGGGGGRFDRGGGGGGNGGGGGGRYDRGGGGGGGGGGGNVQPRDGDWKCNSCNNTNFAWRNECNRCKTPKGDDEGSSGGGGGGGGYGGGGGGGGGGYDRGNDRGSGGGGYHNRDRGGNSQGGGGGGGGGGYSRFNDNNGGGRGGRGGGGGNRRDGGGPMRNDGGMRSRPY; encoded by the exons GACCCGGAGGATACtcgggcggcggcggcggtggaggaggtggcggcggGTCCGGTGGCAACGACATGATCACCCAAGAGGACACCATCTTTGTCTCCGGCATGGATCCCTCAACCACCGAGCAGGACATTGAGACTCACTTTGGAGCCATTGGCATCATCAAG AAAGACAAGCGTACAATGAAGCCCAAGATTTGGCTGTACAAGAACAAGGAGACCGGCGCCTCCAAGGGAGAGGCTACTGTCACCTACGACGACACCAATGCTGCTCAGTCCGCCATTGAATGGTTCGATGGACGCGACTTCAACGGGAATGCGATCAAGGTGTCGCTGGCCCAGCGCCAGAACAACTGGAACAagggcggcggtggcggcggcggcggtggtggtggacgCGGAGGATTTGGCGGACGTcgcggtggtggcggcggcggaggaggtggcggcggcggtggaggccGCTTCGATcgcggaggaggcggtggcggtaatggaggcggcggcggcggacgCTACGATcgcggaggaggcggtggaggtggcggcggcggtggcaacgTGCAGCCGCGTGATGGTGACTGGAAGTGCAACAGCTGTAATAACACCAACTTTGCCTGGCGCAACGAATGCAATAG ATGCAAGACTCCCAAGGGCGACGACGAGGGCTCGAGCGGCggtggcggaggcggcggcggctacggcggcggtggtggcggaggaggaggaggctaCGACCGCGGAAATGATCGCGGATCCGGCGGCGGTGGATATCACAACAGAGATCGCGGAGGCAACTCGCagggaggcggcggcggcggcggtggtggcggctACTCGCGCTTCAATGACAACAATGGCGGAGGACGCGGTGGCcgtggaggtggtggcggcAATCGCCGCGATGGTGGCGGACCGATGAGAAACGACGGAGGCATGCGCTCGAGACCATATTAA